The genomic region GGCTGTGAAGGCTAGGGGGGTGGCGAGGTCAGCAGTCCAGGCCCCCATCCTTAGTCCCTTCGGCAACGGCCACCGGacagaggggaaaagggagagctTCAAAGCGGAGATTTTCGGATGTTGCCGGGCAACCGTGCCGCTTGGGGAGCGGTGGGGGAGAAAAAGGGTCGTGATTGGCCGGTTCTGCTGCAGCCCgcccctcgccccgccccgccccctgacTGACTAAGGTCTGAGCTGGTGGGCAGGGCCCTCTGGAAACCCATCCTCCTCGCCGCGAGGGCCCTTAGTGAGGTTGGGCCTCCTACCCCATCGACCGCGCCCGGCCTCGCTACTCTGCGGAGTCACCCAAGTGCGGGAGACGCCCCCGGcctggggagggcagcagggccagCTGGGCCCTCAGCCCCTGCAGCAAGGACCTGGGCCGTGCCTTGGGCCGCACAGGGAGCGGGTGGGCAGCCCGCAGGGACGATTCCCCGCCTCCGCCCTCACCCTCGCCCTCCCTCTGACGGCGCAGGCGCAGATGAAGCGTGAGCAACCAGGTGGGGGCCCTCCAAGGCCGGAAGGCTGCGAGGCCAGGTGTGAGCAGAAGCCAGGAGGAAGCAGGCCAGAGACACCAAGACCCTTCCCTGGCGATCCCCTTCCCAGTCAGCTACCTCTCCGTCACCCACCATGTCACGAACACCCTTCAGCCTCACATTCTAGGCCCTTCCACGACATCTCCACTACCTCTGCAGTCTTAGTTGTTCTTGTCAAATGTTTCCTAAATTGCCAAGTTCCAGTCAAAAAATGTTCTCGCCAGCTCTATCCCAGAATGGTAGCCTCTGGATGGGTCTCTAGGCAGAAGTGGACTGAGACCCATGGGGCCCTTGGAATCATGTTCCTCTCCACGGTGCTATGAAAAGGGGAAACGGTTTCTCCAGGTCTCTGAGTTCCTCAGAGGCCAGAGTGGAGTCTTTAAATGATCCCCTGGCTCACTCGACAGATCTCTGAGCTGTTCAAGTCCTGGCACACTGGCCATAAAGCCCAAAGAAGCAAATGAATAGGCACTGTGCAAATACGTCCTCTGTGCTAAGCTTGTACCAAGTTTAACGagtgtccttcctgcctctttcaTCAGAAAACAAGCTCCTGGAAGCTGCAAGCCTGCTTTATGTGAACAAGCCCCCCTCAGCCCCTTACATTGAGCCAAGCTGAGAAGTCCCATTTCTGACTGAGTGACCGGAGCCATGAAGACAAGCTGAAGGGAAGAAACAGCTTTCTTTCTCACGTCTTCAAGAGCCATCTAATTCAACCAGTCCGGCCAGCAACCCAACCCTAGATCCCACTGAGACCTGCCAGACACAACCAAGTTCTGCCTGGGCTCCCACTAGTCCGCAGCTTCCTGGCATCTGGCTGATGACCTGCTCCCCGACTCGCCATCTCCGGCTGAGTCCAGCAGCCTGAAGTTTGAGTCTACAGTCTGTCTTACTCTTTTTGGACAGCCCCACCTCATAACATGCACTAGCCAGCCAGTAGTCGTTGGGATGCATGGAAGCAGGGGTATTCTTTACACAATGAAATCCCTGGACCTGAACCCCAGCTTCCAGCTCTCTGGTTGTTGGCTAAGTTATTGGACCGCTCTCTCGGCTGTTTCCTCATCGATAAGACTGGGACGGGGTCCAATGCTCAGAGTTGTGGAGACTAGAAACGACATACACATGGCACTTGGCCCCTTGACTGGCAGCTATTATCAGTCAGTCCCCGCTCCTGCTCCAACTCCCTTGAGAGCCGGGAGCCAGCCAGGGCGGCAGCCACCCTGCTGGCCCCGATTCAGGGAGGCAGGTGGAGTCTCAATGGCTGCCCACATGCAGGTGTCCTCAAGGTCAGTCGGCGTCAGAACAGTGTCATCTTGGAAGCCAAGCTGCAAAGTTTGGATAATAAGCAGGCTGAGACCATTCCTccccaggaaaaaaagagaatgggaaaTAGAAATACAGAGGTCAGAAAAGCAGAAGGCCAAGAGTAAAAGAGCCAGACAGGGGCAGGTAGGGCAAATTATAAAGGACATGTACAAAGAGGCCAAGGACGTGAAAAGTACCAGAAGGAGCTGACTGCAGCCTCAGAAGGCACCAGGCGGGACAGTGGTCCCTGGTAAGGGAGGAATCCTCACTGGATTACGGCCAGGCCCCAGTGGAAACACATGGAAAATGTCcagtcacaaaacaggcctcCAGTGCCTGAGACAGGAGACAGGGAGGGCCGCAGACAAGGAACATGAGTTCCCAGCTGGCTCAACCCTGCTCCAGCTCCCAAACAGAAGAGCCAAGGGAGGGTCCTGGGCTCAGGGGCAATGTCCCTGGGGACAGGAGCGGTGGTGGCAGCAGACCGCCCCTCCAGGGGGATCCACAGTCTCAGAAGTGGCTGGCTGGCTTCAGGTTTGGAAACCTCTGTGCCCAGAAGCCTTTGCTTGTAAACTTAGGGTCCGGCTGCTCTGGACTGGCCCCAAGTCAGGTCAAGGCTGGGAAAGAGAGTACCCAAGCCCCAACAGCAATGACTCAGGGATGCCTCAGCCGTGCTGACATGGCTGACCCTGGAGGCCCCCCGGTCGGACCCACCGCCAGGGCCCCACGAGACAGAGCATAAGCGGTGGCTAGAATTCCAAGGCCTTTAATTTGCAGCCAGCGTGCCCGCGCCTCGCCCTAGCTCCTGTGTTGCCATGCCCCACCCCATGCCAGCACCTCCCACTCCCTTCCCACACCCCTTCTCACGCTGCCCTCACGCCTCCCCCCTGCCCGGCCTCCTAAGTGTGAGCAGGTGGGGGTGCCGCCAgagcccccgccgcccccagcaTCAGCATGGCCAGGGCCTTGGGCCCCGTCGTGTGGATCTTCTCGTGCCGGTGCAGGTTGGAGCGCCGGCTGAAGCTCTTGCCACAGAGGGGGCAGGAGTAGGGCCGGACGCCACGATGGGTGCGCTGGTGGGCGGTGAGGTGTGAGCTGTGACTGAAGCTCTTGCCGCAGTCGAGGCAGTGgtagggcttctcgcccgtgtgcgTGCGGTTGTGCGCGATGAGGTTGGAGCGCTGGCTGAAGCACTTGCCGCACTCGGGGCACGGGTAGGGCTTGACCCCCGTGTGGGTGCGCTGGTGGGTGACCAGGGCCGAGCTCTGCGTGAAGCACTTGCCGCAGATGGGGCACTTGTGGGGCTTGGCGCCCGTGTGGGTGCCCTGGTGGGTGACCAGGTCCGAGCGGCGGGTGAAGCGCTTGGCGCAGCGGTCACACACAtagggcttctcgcccgtgtggaTGCGCTGGTGCTGGATCAGCGTCGAGTGGTGGCTGAAGCTCTtccagcaggaggggcaggtgtagggcttctcgcccgtgtggaTGATCTGGTGCTGGATGAGGTGCGAACTGCGGCCGAAGCGCTTGCCGCAGTCCGTGCACGTgtagggcttctcgcccgtgtgcgTGCGCCGGTGGGTCACCAGGTGGGAGTGCCAGCTGAAGCCCTTGCCGCACTGCTCGCACTTGTAGGTCTTCTTGCTGGCGTCACCGTCGGGGGCCAGGCCCTCCTCGCTGCTCTCGGGGGTGCCCGTTCGCCCCTCTCTGGGTTTCTCTGGGAGGTGGCCCTCCTGGACCTTCGCGAGGCTGGTGTCGGGCGGGCTCGGTTTCGCCTGCCTCTCCTCCAGGGGACCCGGCTGCCCATCGTCTTTGGCTGGCCCCGAGCTCTGGCCGCTGCCTGCTTGCTGCCCGCACTGCAGGATGTCCCCCTGGGCTCTCCCCACCATGCTTCTGAAAGACTTCACATCCCCAAGGGCTGCCAGGGATGCCAGGGATGGGGCTGGCTCCTCCTTTCCCATCTCAGTGGCTCCTGGAGAAGGAGAGTTTCCAGCAAGAGAGAGACTTCCGTGAGGGACCCAGGGAAATTCTGGAAATGGAGGTAAGAACAAGGATCCTGGAAGGAAAAGCCACCCCCCCGGCAGAGGACAGGAAGCCGGCAGCCTTGCCCCTGGCATGCATCTGCACCCCAGGAAACAGAGGGCCCGCACTGACAAGGGGCACCCCGGAGTGACAGTGACCCACCCACCTGCCACCTCTGCACGCACCTGGCTTCTCCTCCTCATCTCCCATCTGCCGGCATGAGCTCGAGGCCTCACCCTTGCCCTGTCCTTGGGAGGCCCAGAAAGGTCTGCTGAAGGGAAATCCTGGCCAAAAAGAGACAAGAGATGCTGCGCTCAGTCGTGAGCTTTCAGGCTGCACTGCAGGagacaacccccacccccacctgccaaGTGAGGAGGCAGAAGTGGGGAGGCAGCTCTGCAAACATGGGGTAAAACGACATAAGCTGAAAAATCGCTTGCGGTCAGGTGTCCAGCCCTCTGTGGGAAGCACCCTGTAGGGTAACTGCCAGACCTACTCTCTTCGGGGCTGAGTTGGGCTCCATCTCATTTCCCTGAACGAGCCCcaagagcaaagggagaggggccGGGCGAGGTCAGCTGCTGACAACCCCCTTTGTCACACGGTCCCCAGCAGTGTGCCCAGCAATCTCCAGTCCTGCACCTTCCCAGACCAGGGGCAAAAAGGgctcctgggggagggacagtgggTGCAATGAAGCCCAGTGGGAGGGCCTGGGAGaagaggccaggggtgctgacCACCTAGTCAGGGACCAAAGGCCCACTGGCCAAGTCCCCTGGGGCAAGGGCCTGGGGATTCTGGTCAAGTCAGTAAGAGAGCAGAGGCCCCAGCCTCCATGCCCTGATCCATACCCTGCTGGAGGGAAGGAATGTGTTGGACCCACCAGCAGGTTTAGGGCATTTGTGAGGCTTGCCGTGGGGCTGCAAATGGGTGCTGAGTTCCCTCTGATCTCTCAGGACTTGCCTGGACCTGCCGCTCTGGGCCCTGGGGAGTGCTAAGGATAGGTGGTAAGCAAACCCGAGATAATTAGAGTGAGCTGTCCTGACTCCGAGGCCCACCACCGAAGTCAAGGGTGGAATGACCAAGCCCCCAGCTCCCCAGACTAGCAAGTGTGCCCCTGGTATgtatggatggacagacagacagaccagaCATATGAATGAACGGCAATGAAGGAATGAGCACCAGGAGCTGTCCGTAAGACCTCCTAAATTCTGCCAACAAAAGCAGGGTCTGAAACGGAGGAGTCGGAGTGCTGGGACTTTACTTACCATGAGAAACAATGAGGGGGACAAGGCACCTCTGAAAAAACGACAGGCCCCTCAGGGTGGATGTGACAGCTCAGGGTCTGGGGTCTAGAGAAATTAGCTGGCACCCGTGCCCCCCACTCGCGGCAGGCATCCCCGATCTGCAGCCAAGCTCTCTGCGCACACACCTCTCAGGTGGGGCTTTGAGGAGCGGGACGGTGGGAGGAGCGGACG from Halichoerus grypus chromosome 6, mHalGry1.hap1.1, whole genome shotgun sequence harbors:
- the ZNF205 gene encoding transcriptional repressor RHIT isoform X2 is translated as MSADGGGTRAAQDKERAREVPGHGHPCQEMLSESEEMVPLGAAQESPHIKTEPEEPQPEGASQGDGAPGTPGWVSLSQGSKEKALFLPGGALPAPQIPGLAREGRTRDRQMAAALLTAWSQMPVTFEDVALYLSREEWGRLDHAQQSFYRDVLQKRNGLSLGFPFSRPFWASQGQGKGEASSSCRQMGDEEEKPGATEMGKEEPAPSLASLAALGDVKSFRSMVGRAQGDILQCGQQAGSGQSSGPAKDDGQPGPLEERQAKPSPPDTSLAKVQEGHLPEKPREGRTGTPESSEEGLAPDGDASKKTYKCEQCGKGFSWHSHLVTHRRTHTGEKPYTCTDCGKRFGRSSHLIQHQIIHTGEKPYTCPSCWKSFSHHSTLIQHQRIHTGEKPYVCDRCAKRFTRRSDLVTHQGTHTGAKPHKCPICGKCFTQSSALVTHQRTHTGVKPYPCPECGKCFSQRSNLIAHNRTHTGEKPYHCLDCGKSFSHSSHLTAHQRTHRGVRPYSCPLCGKSFSRRSNLHRHEKIHTTGPKALAMLMLGAAGALAAPPPAHT
- the ZNF205 gene encoding transcriptional repressor RHIT isoform X1, translating into MSADGGGTRAAQDKERAREVPGHGHPCQEMLSESEEMVPLGAAQESPHIKTEPEEPQPEGASQGDGAPGTPGWVSLSQGSKEKALFLPGGALPAPQIPGLAREGRTRDRQMAAALLTAWSQMPVTFEDVALYLSREEWGRLDHAQQSFYRDVLQKRNGLSLGFPFSRPFWASQGQGKGEASSSCRQMGDEEEKPEFPWVPHGSLSLAGNSPSPGATEMGKEEPAPSLASLAALGDVKSFRSMVGRAQGDILQCGQQAGSGQSSGPAKDDGQPGPLEERQAKPSPPDTSLAKVQEGHLPEKPREGRTGTPESSEEGLAPDGDASKKTYKCEQCGKGFSWHSHLVTHRRTHTGEKPYTCTDCGKRFGRSSHLIQHQIIHTGEKPYTCPSCWKSFSHHSTLIQHQRIHTGEKPYVCDRCAKRFTRRSDLVTHQGTHTGAKPHKCPICGKCFTQSSALVTHQRTHTGVKPYPCPECGKCFSQRSNLIAHNRTHTGEKPYHCLDCGKSFSHSSHLTAHQRTHRGVRPYSCPLCGKSFSRRSNLHRHEKIHTTGPKALAMLMLGAAGALAAPPPAHT